The Limanda limanda chromosome 13, fLimLim1.1, whole genome shotgun sequence genome has a window encoding:
- the si:ch211-155e24.3 gene encoding oocyte zinc finger protein XlCOF8.4, with the protein MESCGFQNQLLSVMEVLAKAAVEEINRRVEDSCAVLRVEVNRSRRDIELLKNKCELMEAELRRSRLRSRSRLRSRRRAGDRCSPVVKVILRKQTQIRDWDTQREAEAAQQTQQGVDLETPDEDVQIKEECEEEDEWRNDTDTQLMSPAEPSPCFKSSPPQPGDAFVDHYLSADDPAEPEPEPGSEPEPGSEPEPDGCDTFPPEQQQLSDSELVVKHELEEEPDENTAPLESYNASVALDDPDQLWSSGLCRDAAEPGFSCTPTGRLVRVKKLKSRTFRFRRPQAEDGLNAQMNSSGHSSIAHQHQRRDEDPNPGAASSSSSSSRGSFGLARRMRTPWRTGVGEKRFSCTFCDKSFMRFSQLKEHLRSHTGEKPFSCEQCGRSFTKQCNLIRHAVVHSGEKPYGCALCGKCFTQRSSLKSHQKTAH; encoded by the exons atggagagctGCGGCTTCCAGAACCAGCTCCTCTCCGTCATGGAGGTGCTGGCCAAGGCGGCGGTGGAGGAGATCAACCGGCGGGTGGAGGACAGCTGCGCGGTGCTGCGGGTGGAGGTGAACCGGAGCAGGAGGGACATCGAGCTGCTGAAGAACAAGTGTGAGCTGATGGAGGccgagctgaggaggagcaggctgaggagcagg agcaggctgaggagcaggaggagag CAGGGGACCGGTGTTCTCCTGTGGTCAAAGTGATTCTCAGGAAACAAACTCAGATCAGAGACtgggacacacagagggaagctGAGGCCGCACAGCAGACACAGCAg ggCGTCGACCTGGAGACGCCTGACGAAGACGTGCAGATCAAAGAagagtgtgaagaggaggacgagtggaGGAACGACACGGACACACAACTGA tgtctcCAGCAGAACCGTCCCCGTGTTTCAAGTCCTCGCCGCCTCAGCCGGGCGACGCCTTTGTGGATCACTACCTCTCAGCCGACGACCCggcagaaccagaaccagaaccaggatCTGAACCAGAACCAGGATCTGAACCAGAACCGGACGGGTGTGACACTTTTCcaccggagcagcagcagctgagcgACTCAGAACTCGTGGTGAAAcacgagctggaggaggagccggaCGAGAACACGGCGCCGCTGGAATCCTACAATGCGTCCGTGGCGTTGGACGATCCCGACCAGCTGTGGTCGTCCGGTCTGTGCCGGGACGCAGCCGAACCCGGCTTCTCCTGCACGCCGACGGGGCGGCTGGTTCGAGTGAAAAAACTTAAGTCCAGGACGTTTCGATTTCGACGACCACAAGCAGAGGACGGACTCAACGCTCAGATGAACTCCTCGGGTCACAGCTCCATCGCTCACCAGCACCAGCGCCGAGACGAGGATCCAAACCCGggcgccgcctcctcctcctcctcctcctcccgcggCAGCTTCGGCCTGGCGAGGAGGATGCGGACGCCCTGGAGGACCGGCGTGGGCGAGAAGAGGTTCAGCTGCACCTTCTGCGACAAGAGCTTCATGAGGTTCAGTCAGCTGAAGGAACATCTGAGGAGCCACACGGGCGAGAAGCCCTTCAGCTGCGAGCAGTGCGGCCGCAGCTTCACCAAGCAGTGCAACCTCATCCGCCACGCCGTGGTGCACAGCGGCGAGAAGCCGTACGGGTGCGCCCTCTGCGGGAAGTGCTTCACCCAGCGCTCCAGCCTCAAGTCCCACCAGAAGACGGCGCACTGA